In Deltaproteobacteria bacterium, the sequence CGCGCCGGATCTGCGCCGTCCGGCGTGACCAGGCGGTACTCGGTCTCGTTGCGGTCCTCGTCCTCGAGCTTGACGCGCGCGCCGAGCCGGACCTTTCCTTCGTCGCGCAGCCTTTCCACGGGCGGAGTCTCCGGAGGGGGGGCTCTCTGCCGCTGCGGCACGACGACGTCGGGCGTCAGATCGTCTTCTTTCGTAAACGCCTTCGACACCCGCCTACGGTAGCGCGGTCCGTCAGAGTGATCTAGGGTCCGCCGCCATGACCACGCCCGCTCCCGTCGACGACAAGGCGATCGAGAAGGCCCTCGCCCACCATGCCTCCCACCAGGCCGAATATCTCGCGGAGCTCAAGAAGCTCGTGCGGATTCCCAGCGTGAGCTTCGAAGGGTTCGACCGCCAGGAGGTGCGCCGGAGCGCCGAGGCCACGTGCGATCTGATGCGCCGCAAAGGCCTGCAGAACGTGCAGATGCTGGAGATGCCGGGCGCGCATCCATACGCGTACGGCGAATGGACGCAGGCGAAGGGCCGGCCGACGCTGCTGCTCTACGCGCATCACGACGTACAGCCCACCGGCGAGAAGGAGAAGTGGAACCAGCCGGATCCCTTCGAGCCCGTCGAGCGCGACGGGCGCCTTTTCGCGCGCGGCGCCGCCGACGACAAGGCAGGCATCCTCGTCCACATCGCCGCGATCGATTCCTGGCTGCAGGCGCACGGATCGCTGCCCGTCAACGTGAAGATGATCGTGGAGGGTGAGGAGGAAGCCGGTTCCGGCTCTTTGCCCGCGTTCCTGAAGAAGCACCGCGATCTGCTGCAGGCGGACGCGATCGTGCTGACCGATACCGCCAACTTCGATACGGGCCTGCCGTCGATCACGACGGCGCTGCGCGGCATCGTCACCGTGCAGGTCGAGGTGAAAGCGCTGAAGCAGCCGGTGCACAGCGGCATGTGGGGTGGGCCGGTACCCGATCCGACCATGGCGCTGTGCAAGATTCTCGCGCGCCTCGTGAACGAGGATGGCAGCATCAACCTTCCGGGGATCTATGAGAAGGTGCGCCCGCTCACCGCCGAGGAGAAGAAGTCGCTCGCGGCGCTGCCCACCAGCGACGATCTGTTCCGCAGGCAGGCCGGCATGCTCCCCGGAACGAAGCTCCTGGGCGGCAGACCGCCGTGGGAGATGAACTGGCGACAACCCTCGCTGGCCGTCAACGCCATCCAGGCCAGCTCGCGGAAGGACGCCCGCAACATCATCTGTGACAGCGCCTGGGCTCGGGTGGGTATCCGCACCGTCCCCGACATGGATGTGAAGGAAGTGCGCGAGAAGCTGATCGCGGCGGTGAAGCGGGATCCGCCCTGGGGCGTCACCGTGGAGGTGACGCCGGAGGCCGACGGCGGCTGGTGGTACACGAAAGGAGACGCGCCGGCATTCAAAGCGGCACGCAAGGCGCTGCGGGATGGCTACGGGAAAGAGCCGGTGAGCATCGGCTGCGGCGGTTCGATTCCGTTCGTCGAGCCCTTCTCCCGCGAGCTCGGCGGCGCCCCGGCGCTGCTCATCGGCGTCGAAGACCCCTACACCAACGCGCATTCCGAGAATGAAAGCCTGCACCTGGGAGATTTCAGCAAGGCTACGCACGCCGCGATTCGGTTCTACGCGGAGCTCGTGCGCGCGGGATAGCCGCTGCCGCACGAAGGCGCGGCTTGCTGGACAGGTCTACTCCTGGTGTGGGTTACTCGGGAATCCCATGCCGGATCTGGATCATATCCGCGCGATACTTGCGCGGATTCCGAACCCCCTCGCGGTCCTGGAAAGGCTCTTCGCCTTCGCCCCCGTCGGGTTCCAGATCTACGAGGCGAGCGGCAGGTCCATCCTGGTGAACCAGGCGTTCATCGACCTCTTCGGCAGCGAGCCGCCGCCCGAGTACAACGTCCTGCGCGACGAGATCGCCGCGAAGCAAGGCGTCCTCGAGCTCATCCGCCGCGCGTTCCAGGGTGAGACCATTCACATGCCGGCCATCTGGTACGATCCGCGCGAGCTCACGCAGGTGAAAGTGGAGAAAGGCAACCGCGCGGCGATCAGCGCCACCTTCTTCCCGCTGCTGGACGCCGACGAGAAAGTCACGCACGTGGTCATCGTCTTCCGGGACATGACCGCGGGGATGGTGCATCGGGAGCAGCTCGAACAGGAGCGCGAGCTGCTCGCCGCCATCGTCGAGCAGGTCAGCGAAGGGATCATCATGACCGACGCGGACGGAACCCTGCGCCTCGTCAACCGCGCCGCCCAGCAGATGGGCGTGCGTGCCGGGACCCCGATGGAAACCTGGGCCCGAGCGGGGATGCGCGATGCGCAGGGCCGGAAGATCCCTGCCGAGGAGATGCCGCTATCGCGGGCGCTGCGGGGCGAGACGGCGCGCGCGGTCGTGCAACATCGCGCGCCCGACGGGTCGTTGCGCGCGCTCACCGCGGCGGCGGTGCCGCTGCGCCGGTCGGACGGCTCGCTCCGCGGCGCCGTCGTCACCTTCCGCGATGAAACCGAGCGCGTCCACCACGACGTCGAGCAGGAGCAGGCGGCGCACTTTCGCGAGCGGTTCATCGGCATCCTCGGCCACGATCTCCGCTCCCCACTCAGCGCGATCATGGCGGGCGCCGGGATGATCCTTCGCCAGCGTGAAGCTCCGGACCGCCTGCTTGCGGCCGCTACCCGCATCAGCTCCAGCGGGGAGCGGATGGCGCGGATGATCTCGGACCTGCTCGACTTCACCCAGGCGCGCCTCGGCGGCGGCATCGCCATCCATCGCAAGCAGACCGACATGGGAGAGGTGGCTCGCGGCGTGGTCGAGGAGATCTCCGCCGCCAATCCCGTGCGGCCCATCGCTCTGCGGATCGAAGGCGACGTGACGGGCTCCTTCGATCCCGACCGCGCAGCGCAGCTTCTCTCCAACCTGGTGGCGAACGCGGTGACCTACGCCTCGCCGGACGATCAGGTCGGCGTTCGCGTCGTGCGCACCGTTACCGGCGTGGAGATCGAGGTCGACAACGGCGGCAATCCCATCGCCGAGGAAGATCGCGCGCGGGTGTTCGATCCGTTCCGGCGTGGTTCCTTGTCGAAGGATTCGCGCGGGCTGGGGCTCGGCCTCTTCATCGTCCAGCAGATCGCCCGCGCGCACGGGGGCGACGTCCAAGTGGAGACGCGCGACGGCAGGACCGTGTTCCGCGTGCACCTTCAGCGATAGACCACCACCGGTTCGCCCTTGCGGCCCTCTTCACGCAAAGGCGTGCGCGTGCGCGCGCAAGCGGGTCCGACGAAGTAGGTCAGCCCGTGCACCGGCGAGCTCCTGCGGTACCTCGACTTGATCAGCTCCTGCAGCTCGCGCACGGCGCGCAGGAACGCGACGGGTTTGCCGCCGGTGCGCGGGTTGTCCCCCGCCGCCTCCGTCTCCGCCCAGAAGCAACCGGAGCGCAGGTCCCCGTCCTCGTCGCGAACCGAGCGCAAGAAGTAGATCACCGGCGAGATCACCTCGTCGATCTTCCACTTGCCCCGCTCCTTGCCCTTCTTGATCGGATATCCGGTGACGTCGCCGGCGGCGAGGTAGTAGGCGGCGTCGGCGAGCTCGGTCTCGGCGGAGACGAGGGGCGCGGAAAATCCGGCATCGCTGAACACGGGCCAGAGCTCGAGGCGCAGCGGCTCCAGCCTGCGCAAGAGCTCGCGCTCGTCCTCTTCGGACATGAAGAACCGGATCTCCAGCGCCAACTACTTTCCCTTGGTCGGAGGGAACTCGCCGTGGGACTGCGCGGTCTCGAAGAGCCGCGCGACCTCCTCTTCCGAGAGGTCGAACATGTCCTGGAGCGCCTTGAGGATGTTCAGCTCCCGCATCGGGGTCCGGCCGTCGACGACGATGACCGACGCCGCCAACCCGAAGGCCAGCTCGCGGGAAGCCTTGTCCGGCAGGCGGTCGACGATCGAGGGCAGGATGTGCTCGAGGCTGTGCGCCTCCGCCACCCGCCGGGCGGCGTGCTCGATGGCGGCCCTCAGGTCGTCCGCCTGGATGCCGTGGAACTCCGGGCGCTCGAAGACGCGCCGATAGATCTCCTGCAGCTCCACCTTGTCGACGGAGCCATCGGCGGCCGCGGCGAGGATCATGGTCTCGAAGAGGGCCGCCTGCCGGGTGGAGTCGCCGAAATGGATGTGTTCCGTCATTGCATCCTCGCCTCCACGCAGTTTCCCAAGCGCCGGTCCGGATGTCCACCGCTGCCGGATGTGGTACGCAACGCGCATGGGCCGCGGCGCTCGGTCGGGGTGGGCGGGCATGGGCGCCGGTCTCGCGATGGCCGCAGTCGCCTGCAAGTCCGCGCCGGCACGGACCAGTTCTCCGGTGGCGCAGCCTCGGCAATCCAGCGCGCCGGCGGCGCCGGCCGCACCCCTGCCCGCTTTCGCCGCACAGCCTGCGACGCGTCTCGGCGAGACGAGCGGAATCGCCGTCGTGGCGCTTGGCGCTCCGCAATTCTCGGCGCTGCCGCGCGATCAGCGGCTGGTAGCCTGGTACGCCTCACAGGCCGGCGCTGTCGGGGACGCGGTTGCCGCCGAGCAGGGCTACCGCCGCAACCTGCCCGTCATCCGCCTGCTGCGCGGCATCCTCTCGCGGCCGCAGGTCGTGCCCGCGCCGCTCCTCGCCCGCATCCGCGGCTTTGCCCGAGTGGTGTACCTGAACCACGGACTTCACGACGCGGAGACCGGGCGCAAGCAAGTTCCGGGATTCAGCGCGGCGGAGCTGCGCATCGCCGCTCTCGCCGCCACCGCCTCCGGAGCGGATCTGGGCCTGGGGGGTGCCCGCCTCGAGTACGCGTTGCGCGCCCTGGAGGGTCCGCTCTTCGATTCGCGCGTCGATGCGCAGCGGACCGTGCATGGCGCCGACCTGACCGCGAGCGCGGTGAACTTCTACGAAGGGGTCACGCTCCGGGATCTCCAGGGGTTCACGGAACAGGCGCCGCTGCATTCGCGGCTGGTGAAGCAGGGCACCACGGTGGTCGAGCAGATCTATCGGCTGCCCGCCGCCGCGGACGCGCTGGAGCGCGTCCTGCCCTCGTCTGCGCCTCCACAGCGCGCGGTATTCGAGCCGCTCTCCGCCTTCTTCCGCTCAGGCGACCCGGCGCAGTTCGACGCCGCTGCGCGCGCCTGGACAGACGCATTCGGGCTGGTGGATGCGCTGGCAGGTTTCTTCGACCGGACCGCCGATCCCCGCGGTCGAAAGGCGCTGTTCGGCGCGATGGTCGGCATTGCGGATCCCGAACGGACGGAGGCGCTGGAGCGCTTGCAACTGCGCAACTCCGGAGAGGCGCTCTTCCTGCTTTCCGCGAACGGGGCCTTGCGCCCGCTGCAGACGTACGCGCTGACCCTCGACGGCAAGAGCGCGCTGTTCGCTTCCGCTCTCGAAGCCGCGGCGCAAGTGCGCGCGGATCCTGCGATCGCCGCGCTGGCCGATCCGCAGCTCGTCCCGGAGCTGCTTCGCTGCGCTCCAGCGCTCCGCTTCGCGCAGCTCGCCCTGCGCGAATTGTCCCGGGAGCCGGCGCCCGAGATCCTTCCCGATCCGGCCTGCCGCGTTCTCTGGCCGCAGTTCGTCGCGACCGGATGGCTCGCGTCGACGGCGGCCGCGCCGGAAACGGAGCGCCTCGAGGACGACCGGCAGCGCGCCGTGCAGCTTCAACTCTGGTGGTTCACGGGAAAGGGTGCGGTGATCGAGCGGCACGCCGGAGGCCGTCGCTCCCTATCGGTTCCGGACATTGCCCGATTCCGCGCGGCGGCGCAGGAGCTGGTCACCCTGCTGAACGAAGTGCGGACGTCGAACGACGCCGCGCGCTGGCGGGAGCTCATCGACCGGCACGGCAGCCAGGTCGACCCTCGCTGGCGCACCGAGGCCGGAGCACGGCTCGCGGACGTGCCGCGGCGAGTGGCGGTACTGCCGCCCCGCCTCGAGCCCGTGCTCGACAGCGGCGGCAAGGTAGTCGACGCGCAGGCGACCGCGGTGCAGGACCTCGACGAGCAGATCCTGCGCGACTGGGCAGCCTACTGAGGCGTGTACCGGACGAGCGCGACGGTGATGTTGTCGACGCCGCCGTTCTCGTTGGCTTCGTCGACGAGGCGCTGGCACGCCTTGCCCAGCTCGGGCTCGCTGGCGAGGATCTCGGCGATTCTCTCGTCGGCGACCATGCCGGTCAGGCCATCGCAGCAGACGAGGCAGACGTCGCCTGGCTCCAGCTCCCAGCTCGAGACGTCCACCTCGGTCTGGTCGGCCATCCCCAGCGCGCGGGTAATCACGTTCTTGTGCTGGAAGTTCTCGACCTCCTCTTCGGAGAGTCGGCCCGTCTTGATCAGCTCGTTGAGGAGCGAATGGTCGCTCGTCGTCGGATGCAGCTCGCCCCGCCGGTAGATGTAGCCGCGCGAGTCGCCGACCCAGCCGAACCAGGCCTTCTTGTCGCGGACGAGGCAGCCGACGAACGTCGTTCCCATTCCCCGCTTGCCCGCCGCGTTGTTCGGCGGATTCCCGGCCTCGCGGATGCGCTGATTCGCCCACTGCGCGGCGACGACCAACAAATTGGTGCCCTCGTCCTTGCTGCGGTCGTATCGGAAGGGCCAGGTCGCGTCGGGGTCGCCGGCGATCTCGAAGAACCTCTTCATCGTCTCCACGCCGATGCCGGAGGCGACTTCGCCCGCCTCGTGCCCGCCCATTCCGTCGCAGACGACGGCGACGTTCTGGTCGGGCAGGACCAATAGCGCGTCCTCGTTGTGGTCGCGTTTGCGACCGACGTCGGTCGCGCCGGCGAACTCGAGCGCCATGGCGCGAGTCTAGCCGATCCCCCCGGGGCCCTCGCCAGACGCTTTCCTCGTCCCTGCCGCATTGCGCCAAAGGTCGGCAGTTCCTAACCTTTTCCCTGAGAGGAGGAGGGAGCGGTGTCCAAGCAGACAGGCAAGGGAAGCCGCCATCAGCGACGCGCGTCCGCGATCGAGCGCAAGGCCACCCAGCACCACGAATTCATCGGCGACGCGGACGCGGAACGCGCGGAGGCCGAGTTCCGCAAGAACGAGCGCGTGGAGACAGCGGAGACGCGCGAGGTCGTGCGTGAAATGGCGTCGGAGCTGGAAGCCGCGGCCGGCGTCACGCGCGCCGACGGTGCGATCGGGCCCGAGTTCCCCTTCCGGGTCCCGCGTTCCATCGGCGAAGCGCGGGAGATCGTGCGCGACGCCCCCGACTTGCTGCGGGAGAAAGCGCGCGAGCGGCTGGACAAGCTGCCCGAGCCCGCGCAGAAA encodes:
- a CDS encoding GreA/GreB family elongation factor → MSKAFTKEDDLTPDVVVPQRQRAPPPETPPVERLRDEGKVRLGARVKLEDEDRNETEYRLVTPDGADPARGAVSVESPLGRALLGKSAGDEVTVERPRGAAQYTIVSVYF
- a CDS encoding M20/M25/M40 family metallo-hydrolase yields the protein MTTPAPVDDKAIEKALAHHASHQAEYLAELKKLVRIPSVSFEGFDRQEVRRSAEATCDLMRRKGLQNVQMLEMPGAHPYAYGEWTQAKGRPTLLLYAHHDVQPTGEKEKWNQPDPFEPVERDGRLFARGAADDKAGILVHIAAIDSWLQAHGSLPVNVKMIVEGEEEAGSGSLPAFLKKHRDLLQADAIVLTDTANFDTGLPSITTALRGIVTVQVEVKALKQPVHSGMWGGPVPDPTMALCKILARLVNEDGSINLPGIYEKVRPLTAEEKKSLAALPTSDDLFRRQAGMLPGTKLLGGRPPWEMNWRQPSLAVNAIQASSRKDARNIICDSAWARVGIRTVPDMDVKEVREKLIAAVKRDPPWGVTVEVTPEADGGWWYTKGDAPAFKAARKALRDGYGKEPVSIGCGGSIPFVEPFSRELGGAPALLIGVEDPYTNAHSENESLHLGDFSKATHAAIRFYAELVRAG
- a CDS encoding PAS domain-containing protein, which translates into the protein MKACTWEISARLRTPRFGSTRSSCARDSRCRTKARLAGQVYSWCGLLGNPMPDLDHIRAILARIPNPLAVLERLFAFAPVGFQIYEASGRSILVNQAFIDLFGSEPPPEYNVLRDEIAAKQGVLELIRRAFQGETIHMPAIWYDPRELTQVKVEKGNRAAISATFFPLLDADEKVTHVVIVFRDMTAGMVHREQLEQERELLAAIVEQVSEGIIMTDADGTLRLVNRAAQQMGVRAGTPMETWARAGMRDAQGRKIPAEEMPLSRALRGETARAVVQHRAPDGSLRALTAAAVPLRRSDGSLRGAVVTFRDETERVHHDVEQEQAAHFRERFIGILGHDLRSPLSAIMAGAGMILRQREAPDRLLAAATRISSSGERMARMISDLLDFTQARLGGGIAIHRKQTDMGEVARGVVEEISAANPVRPIALRIEGDVTGSFDPDRAAQLLSNLVANAVTYASPDDQVGVRVVRTVTGVEIEVDNGGNPIAEEDRARVFDPFRRGSLSKDSRGLGLGLFIVQQIARAHGGDVQVETRDGRTVFRVHLQR
- a CDS encoding Stp1/IreP family PP2C-type Ser/Thr phosphatase, whose amino-acid sequence is MALEFAGATDVGRKRDHNEDALLVLPDQNVAVVCDGMGGHEAGEVASGIGVETMKRFFEIAGDPDATWPFRYDRSKDEGTNLLVVAAQWANQRIREAGNPPNNAAGKRGMGTTFVGCLVRDKKAWFGWVGDSRGYIYRRGELHPTTSDHSLLNELIKTGRLSEEEVENFQHKNVITRALGMADQTEVDVSSWELEPGDVCLVCCDGLTGMVADERIAEILASEPELGKACQRLVDEANENGGVDNITVALVRYTPQ